A DNA window from Parabacteroides johnsonii DSM 18315 contains the following coding sequences:
- the frr gene encoding ribosome recycling factor, producing MADIKQYVKAAEEKMTFAIEYLDEQLSHIRAGKANPKILDCVRVMYYGAPVPLTNVATVTVPDARTIMITPWEKKIIKDIEKGIMDSEVGITPENNGEVIRLGIPPLTEERRRLLAKQSKQEAETAKISIRNARRDAIEQLKKSIKTDGTPEDVEKDAEAEVQKVHDKYIKKVDELYAAKEKEIMTV from the coding sequence ATGGCAGATATAAAACAGTATGTAAAGGCGGCAGAAGAGAAGATGACCTTTGCGATCGAATATTTGGATGAACAGTTGTCTCATATTCGTGCCGGTAAGGCGAATCCGAAAATCTTGGATTGCGTGAGAGTAATGTATTACGGTGCTCCTGTTCCTTTGACAAATGTGGCTACCGTAACTGTTCCGGATGCGAGAACGATCATGATTACTCCTTGGGAGAAGAAGATTATCAAGGATATTGAAAAAGGGATCATGGATTCCGAAGTCGGTATCACTCCTGAAAACAATGGTGAAGTGATTCGTTTGGGTATTCCTCCTCTGACGGAAGAACGGCGTCGTCTGTTGGCTAAACAATCTAAGCAGGAAGCGGAAACTGCTAAAATCAGTATTCGTAACGCTCGCCGTGATGCAATTGAGCAATTGAAGAAGAGCATTAAGACTGACGGAACTCCTGAGGATGTCGAGAAAGATGCAGAAGCAGAAGTTCAGAAGGTCCATGACAAGTATATCAAGAAAGTAGATGAACTCTACGCTGCAAAAGAAAAAGAAATAATGACGGTATAA
- a CDS encoding MFS transporter, with the protein MKEKRLYIRLIPVMLVFFTMGFVDLVGIASNYVKLDLGLTDSEANIFPSLVFFWFLIFSVPTGMLMNKIGRKKTVMLSLVVTFVSLLIPCFGDGYMVMLVSFSLLGIGNALMQTSLNPLLSNIITEDKLASSLTFGQFVKAIASFLAPYIAMWGATAAIPSLGLGWRVLFPIYMVIAIVAILLLGATSIKEEAPEGKPSTFAECIALLGNPFILLMFVGIMCHVGIDVGTNTTAPKILMERLGMDIHAAAFATSLYFIFRTVGCLTGSLILAHWTPKKFFVVSVVLMVASMAGFLLFDSKALLYVSIALVGYGNSNVFSILFSQALLSMPQRQNEVSGLMIMGLFGGTVFPLLMGFASDALHSQTGALLVLAVGVFYLLFLFTKLK; encoded by the coding sequence ATGAAAGAGAAACGCTTGTATATAAGGCTGATCCCAGTGATGTTAGTTTTCTTCACGATGGGATTTGTGGATTTGGTAGGAATTGCCTCCAACTATGTGAAGTTGGATTTAGGATTGACGGATTCCGAAGCGAATATCTTTCCTTCTTTAGTGTTCTTCTGGTTTCTGATCTTTTCCGTCCCGACGGGAATGTTGATGAATAAGATCGGACGGAAAAAGACGGTCATGCTGAGCCTGGTTGTTACCTTCGTGTCGTTGCTGATCCCATGTTTCGGCGATGGCTATATGGTGATGTTGGTCTCTTTTTCTTTATTAGGGATTGGGAATGCTTTGATGCAGACCTCTCTGAACCCGCTTCTCTCTAATATTATTACTGAAGATAAGTTGGCGAGTAGTTTGACTTTCGGGCAGTTTGTCAAGGCGATCGCTTCTTTTCTGGCGCCCTATATCGCCATGTGGGGAGCGACGGCGGCGATCCCTTCGCTGGGATTGGGCTGGCGTGTACTGTTTCCGATCTATATGGTGATAGCAATTGTGGCGATTTTACTGTTGGGGGCGACTTCTATCAAGGAAGAGGCACCTGAAGGCAAACCTTCCACATTTGCCGAATGCATTGCCTTATTGGGTAACCCGTTTATCCTGTTGATGTTTGTCGGTATCATGTGTCATGTCGGCATAGATGTCGGCACGAATACTACCGCCCCGAAGATCCTAATGGAACGGTTGGGGATGGACATACATGCGGCAGCGTTTGCAACGAGCCTCTATTTTATCTTCCGTACGGTCGGTTGCCTGACTGGTTCGTTGATCCTGGCCCATTGGACACCGAAGAAATTTTTTGTTGTCAGTGTCGTGTTGATGGTAGCTTCGATGGCAGGTTTCCTTTTGTTCGACAGCAAGGCTCTGCTATATGTCAGCATCGCTTTGGTCGGATATGGCAATTCGAACGTCTTCTCCATCCTTTTCTCTCAGGCTTTATTGTCGATGCCCCAACGGCAGAACGAAGTATCCGGCTTGATGATTATGGGACTTTTCGGTGGAACGGTTTTTCCGCTCTTGATGGGCTTTGCTTCTGATGCTCTTCATTCGCAGACAGGCGCCTTGCTGGTTTTGGCAGTCGGAGTGTTTTACCTGCTTTTCCTTTTTACAAAGCTGAAGTAG
- a CDS encoding carbohydrate kinase family protein — MKDSKPVVVGIGELLWDVLPTGKRAGGAPINFVYHATQLGAEGYAVSAIGDDVFGAEIVQELDKNGICHSLGIVEYPTGSVMVELRDGIPTYTIIEGVAWDHIPLTQEAIDLVKEADAICFGTLAQRSPESCATIHALLSYACKEALRFFDINIRQSYYSKELIASLLEEANVFKINDEELDLIREMFSLSEDEDTACRQLVERYSLRYMILTAGSRYSSVYTAADKSTILTPKVEVADTVGAGDSFSGAFVYSILAGKSLREAHQTAVGTAAFVCTKEGAWPAYPNKD, encoded by the coding sequence ATGAAAGATAGTAAACCTGTTGTTGTCGGTATAGGTGAACTCCTTTGGGATGTGTTGCCAACGGGGAAGCGTGCCGGAGGTGCTCCGATCAATTTTGTATACCATGCTACCCAATTGGGGGCCGAAGGATATGCGGTCAGCGCGATCGGGGACGACGTGTTCGGAGCGGAGATCGTCCAGGAGTTGGATAAGAACGGTATCTGCCATTCGCTGGGGATAGTCGAATATCCTACCGGAAGCGTGATGGTGGAGTTGAGAGACGGTATCCCGACCTATACGATTATAGAAGGTGTTGCCTGGGATCATATACCTTTGACTCAGGAAGCCATCGACCTGGTGAAAGAAGCGGATGCCATCTGCTTCGGTACGTTGGCGCAGCGTTCGCCCGAATCGTGTGCGACGATTCATGCGTTACTTTCCTATGCCTGTAAAGAGGCGCTTCGGTTTTTCGATATCAATATCCGTCAGTCTTATTACTCGAAGGAGTTGATCGCCAGTCTGCTGGAAGAGGCGAATGTATTTAAGATCAATGACGAGGAACTCGACCTGATACGTGAAATGTTCTCCCTTTCGGAGGATGAAGATACGGCTTGCCGCCAATTGGTCGAGCGTTACAGCCTGCGCTATATGATTTTGACTGCCGGCAGTCGCTACAGCTCTGTCTATACGGCTGCCGACAAGTCGACGATTCTTACTCCCAAAGTCGAGGTGGCTGATACGGTCGGGGCGGGAGATTCTTTCTCTGGAGCATTCGTTTATTCTATATTAGCCGGTAAATCCTTGCGCGAAGCCCATCAAACAGCTGTCGGGACAGCAGCTTTTGTTTGTACGAAAGAGGGTGCATGGCCTGCTTATCCTAATAAAGACTGA